GAGGCACGGGCGCCTCGGGAGAACGCGCCCTTGTAGCAGCCTTCCCACGCCGGACAAGCCCGGCGCCCCTACCCCGCCCAGCCCGCCACCTCGCCCGCCGTCGCCTGGGCCAGCTTCGCCGCGGCGCCCGGGTCCACGCGCGCCGTGACGAGCACGCCAATCACCGCCCCCAAGAGCAGCTCCACCCGGCGAGCCACCGTCTTGCGCGGCAGCACGCCTGCCCGCGCCGCGCCCTCCAGGGCCCGCGTCAGGTGGCCTCGCAGGAGCGCCCGGTAGTCCTCCACCGCCTGCTTCGCCTCCGCGTCATGCGGGCCCAGCTCCGTCGCCGTATTCACCAGCAGGCAGCCCCGCCGCGTCAGGGCCGGCGGCGCGGTGGCCATCGTCGTCGCGAGCGACTCGAAGTATTGCGTCACCTGCTCCAGGCCCGGCGCGTCCTTCGCGAAGACGCCCAGCCGCGGCCCGATGACCTCCTGGAGGTACAGCGCGATGGCCCGCGCGAACAGCCCGCGCTTGCTGTCGAACGTCTGGTACAGGCTGGAGCGGTTCAGCCCTGTCGCGGCCTCCAGGTCCGACAGCGACGTCGCCTCGTAGCCGCGCGACCAGAACACTCCCAGCGCCGCCCGCACCGCCTCTGTCTCGTCGAACGCCCGCGTCCGCGCCACGTCACCCTCCTTGACAATTCTGAACTGACCGTTTCAATATGGATTCGGAACTGACTGGTTCAGAATAACCCAACCCCGGAGGGGGAGTCATCATGTCGCCACTGGCGCAGGTCTTCGCGGTCATCGCCGCGCTCATCCACGTGCTGTTCTTCGTGATGGAGAGCATCGTCTTCACGCGGCCGAAGGTGTGGAAGCGCTTCGGGCTGAAGTCGCAGGCGGACGCGGACGTGATGAAGGGGATGGCGTTCAACCAGGGCTTCTACAACCTGTTCCTGGCCCTGGGCGTGCTGGTGGGCGTGGTGCTGGTGCACACCGGCGCGGTGGCGTCGGGCGTGGCGGCCGTGATGTTCGGCTGCGCGTGCATGGCGCTGGCGGCGGTGGTGCTGGTGAGCAGCAACCGGCACTTCCTCCGGGCGAGCCTCATCCAGGGTGCCCTGCCCATGCTGGCGATTGGGCTCGTCGTCCTCTGAGCGGCGGCGTCAGGGCGCGACGGTTTCGAAGACGTCCGCGTCCGGCAGGGTGAGGACGGCCCGGCCCGCTTCGCCCAGCTTCTCGCGTGGCACGTCGCGGAAGCGCTGCACGAAGCTCGCGGACGGGCGCAGTGTGAGGGATTGGCCGGTGTCGCGGTTGCGGAACGTGGTCGCGGTGTCCGCCAGCGCGGGCGCCGTCACCAGCGACAGGTTGAGCTTGCCCAGGCTGGCGCCGGTGGCCGCCGCCGCTCCGTCCGCGACGCAGGTGTACTGGACCTGCGCCGGGCTGTGATGGATGACCTCCAGCTTGAAGCTGCCCCGGGGCAGGCCCAGCTGCTGGAGCGCGTGTTCGCCCATCCGGTAGCCCGCGACCGCCCACGGCCCCGCACCGCCATGCACCAGCGCCACCCGCTCCAGCGCGCCCGGTTCAGCGGGCGGGGTCGAAGTGGGCTTCGTGCTCGCGCAGCCCAGGGTGAGGCCCAGCGTGACGGAGAGCAGGAGATGGCGGTGCAGGGTCATGGGTGGCTCCGGAGGAAGGACGGGCGGAGCGTTCTACCTGGAAGCCTCGGGCCCTGACGACCCGCGACTCCACCCAGGCCTCCGGCCGCGAGCCCTGGCCACGCGGCGTACCGCGCGAACCTGTCCGACAGTCGGACAGGTCGGGAGGACCACGGCTGAGCAGCCCTCCGTCCCGGCCGACCCGCGACAACTGGTCCGACTGTCGGACCAGTTGGGACAGCATCGGGGGAGGAGCTGGGTGTCCGGCGGATTAGAGCGAGTACCCGACCAGCAGCGACGCGGAGGCCCTGGGCACCAGTGCCGTGCCGGAGTCTCGCTTCGCCATGACGCCTCCGGCGGAGGCGCTCAGGAGCATCGACAGGCGACTTCGCACGTCCAGCCTCACGCCCCCGGTCACGAGCGCCAGCGGTTCCAGTCCGAAGCGTGCTTCTTCGTCCGGGATGCGCGACTGGAAGACGGCCAGTGCCCCGGCCTCCAGCGCGCCGCTGAACGTCCAGGCTCCGTGCTTCCAGTGCGGCCCCGCGCCCAACCGCAGCTCCAGCTCCGTCTGCTGGAAGGCCACCCCGCTGCCCGTCCCCCTGCGCACCCCGAGCGCCAGGCTCGACGTGTCCACGCCGGAGAACAGCCGCCCTTCCCGCACCAGGCGCACGTCCAGGCCCGCGATGGACGACAGCCCCGCCACGAGGCCCGACGTCAACGACGGCCCCACCGCGAGCAGCAGCGACGACCCCGCTCCCCCCTTGCGCGCGAGCCGCAGCCTCGCGGCCTCCTCCAGGGGCGTGCCCCCCACGGAGACGGTTCCGTCGAGCGGCACCCGTACCGACCGCTCCAGGTATCCCTCGTCCGCGCGCAGCAGCAGCCGGTACGTGCCGGGCGCCACGGCCAGCGTCGTGGGGCCCTCACCCTTCTCCAGATCCGCCACCAGCGAGCCACTCTCCGACGCCACCACGAGCCAGCGTCCCGGCGTCTTCACGTCGAGCGTCAACCGGCCGCGCGCCTGATTGGGCTCGGAGAGCACCAGCTCGCCGCGTCCGCGCAGGTCCATCCGGAACGTGGGGCGCTGCACGCCTCCTGGTGACACGAGCGTGGACTCCAGCGTCCTCGCGTAGGCGTAGCGGTAGGCCTCCTCCAGCGTGACGCGCCCATCGCGTGATGCATCCGCCGCGCCGCGCAGCCCCGCCGCCAGATGGTGCGTGAAGAAGGAGCCCTGCAGTGCATCCGACTCCTGCGCGTACTCATCCGCGCCTGAGGCGCTGATGACCACCCGCCCCTCCAGGTCCGAGGCCTCCATCGTGACCGGCGCAACCACGGGTTTGAGGCCCTTCAGGCGCGTGGCGAGCCCGGAGCGGCAGGAGTCCAGGATGAGCAGCCCCACGCCCACCGGCGCGCCCTTGAGGAAGTCCACCAGCTCGCGCATCGGCAGCTCGGTGCCGCGCAGGTGCAGGCTGCCGTCACCCGCGTGCGACGACACGTACAGCAAGAGCCAGTCCCGCGACGAGGCCTCCACCGCGAGCCGTGCCTGGAAGCCCTTCAGGGCCTCCCGCAGCGTCGCGGCATCCGCGCCCAGCAGCGTCACCGTGCGCTCCGGCGGCACGGCGCCCACTTCCTGGAGCACCTCGCGCATCCGCCGCGCATCCGCCTCCGCGAAGCGCAGCCGCTCTTCACCTGAAAGGCCCTGGTTCTCTCCCACCACCAGCGCCCAGCGGCGTGGCGCCTCCTCCGCAGCGGCGCCCGGAAGCGGCCACAGCCCCAACAGCAGCACCGTGAGCGCCCGGATGCATGGGCTCAGCACCGAGCGACGCGGAGCCCCCTCCTCAGCGGTCCTTCGGAGCGGCCACAGCACCGGGAGCAGCACCGCGCCCACCCATTGGCCCAGCCCAAGCACCCAGCGATGCGGAGTCCCCTTCTTGGCTGTCTTCCGGAACAGGCCCAGCCTCGTGAACAGCACCGCGCCCGCCCATTGGCCCAGTCCCAAAACCCAGCGGTGCGGAGCCCGTTCCCTGGCGGGCCTCCGGAGCGGGCCCAACGCCGTGAACACCCGCACGCCCAGGCCCAGCGCCCGTCTCACGGCACGACCCTCAGCAGCGTGCGCGCCTGGGCCTTCCCGATGTCACCGGGCGTCGCCACGTCCAACGCTCCCTGCCCTTTCTCCCGAGCCTCCGCGACGCGCGCGGTGAGTGCCTCGCGCGCCTGCTCTGCATCGAGCGGCGCATCCGAGAAGAACGCATGCAGCGCCACCGACCCCGGCGTCACCTCCAGCGGCGGGGACAGCTTCACTTCCGCCCCCGGCTCCACCGTGCCGCTCGTCGCGCCCTCTTGCGGCCAGAGCCGGTCCACCGCGCCCGCTTCATCCACCGCGAGCACCAGCACGTTCCGGTATGGCCCCGTGCCCACCGCCAGCGTCACGTGTTCGCCGGGTTTCGCGTCCAGCACCGGCGCGCCCTGCTCGGACAGGAGCCGCAGCGCCACGGTGCCCTTCAACCGCACGCCGTCCTCCGTCCCGCGCGGCACGTAGACGACCAGCGCGAGCCCCACCGCCAGCGCCGCCACCAACGGCACGCCCCAACTCCAGCGGGGCTTCGCGGAGCGGGCCCGCTTCTCCTCCAGCCTCGCCAGCACCGCCTTCGCGCGGGGCTCGCCCAGGCTCGACACGCGCGCCTGCCGCATCCGCTCGGCAATCGCCCCACAGGCCGGGCAGGCGGCCACGTGCCGCTCCGCGCGGCCGGAGGCATCCAGCCCCGACAGCCACTCGTCCAGCTCCAGCCGTGTCAGGTGCTCAGCCACGCCCCGCCTCCAGTGCATCCGGCAGCCGCCCCAGCTCCGCCGCCTTCTTCCGGATGGAGTCCAGGTCGCGGACGATGGTCTTGCGCGACACGTCCAGCATCCCCGCGATCTCCTCCTGGGTCAGCCCGTCGAAGAAGTGCAGCGTGGCCACCTCCAGCTCGCGCTCGCCCATCCGCCCCACGAGGTGGCGGATGAAGTCCGCGGCCTCCCACTGGCTGGGGGTGAGCGCCGCGGCCTCCGGGGCCTCCAGGAGCGCCGGCTCCCGCAACTGCCGCGAGCGCAGCGCGTTGAGGCACAGGTTGGTGGTGACGCGGTACACGTACGTCATGGGACGGGCCTCCCGTCGGAACCGCGCGCCGGCCGTCAGCATGCGCTCGAAGACCTCCTGGACGATGTCCCACGCATCGGCATCGCGTCCCAGCAGCGCGAGCGCACGGCGGTGCACCACGGGCGCGAAGCGCTCGTAGAGCTGCCTGAGCTCCTCCGCGTCGAGCCCGCTCCCCATCCGCCTGGTCCGACCTTCCTTTTCGTCCTTGAGACACCCGGCCCCGGCGGCCTGGGACATCGCGTCGCCTTCGCGATGGGCCGTGGGATATTAGTCCCACCCCAGCGGCATGTCCCAGGCTGGCCGCACCGGGTGTCCCAAGCGCCGTGAAACGACTCGTCCTCGCCACACTCATCGCGCTCCTGGGCGCCTGCTTCGACCCGCTCTACGAGGACCCGGCGTTGCTGGACGAGGCGTCGTGGGCCGTCTGCTGCGTGCAACGCCAGGTGGACACCTGCCGCTGCGAGGAGCCCGGCGGCTGCGAGAGGCCCTTCCGGGCCTGCGCGTCCGGCACCTGCGCGCCCTCCCCCCAGGACACCTGCACACCCGTCGCCGGCAGCCAGGACGGCGGCAACGATGACCCCGACGGTGGCGTCAGCGGCGAAGACGCGGGCAGCCCCGACGCGGGCACCACCACCGACGCGGGCACCACCACCGACGCGGGCACCACCACCGATGGAGGAACCAGCGTGGACGCCGGCACCGACGCGGGCGTGGACGCGGGCCCGCCGGCCCCGCCCTACGAGCCGTGTTGCGATCCGTCCACGCACCGGGTCACCACGTGCCGCTGCGCCGCCACGGGCTGCGGCTCCAGTCCTCCGTTCACGCCCTGTGCGTCCACCCGCTGCGCGCTGGCGGGAGAGTCGTGCGGGTGAGATACCCGCCGGGATGAAGGGCACGTTCCGTTCGCTGCGCGGCTTCAACTACCGGACGTGGGCGGCCGGAGCCATCGTGTCCAACGTGGGCACGTGGATGCAGCGCACCGCCCAGGACTGGCTCGTCCTCACCCAGCTCACCCACAACAACGCCACGGCCGTGGGCGTGGTGATGGCGCTCCAGTTCGCGCCGCAGGTGCTGCTGCTCCCCCTGACGGGCTTCGCGGCGGATCACCTGGACCGCCGCAAGCTCCTGTTCGCCACACAGGCGACCCTGGGGGCGCTGGCGCTGGGGCTGGGGCTGCTCACGCTCTGGGGGCACGTGCGGCTGTGGCACGTCGACGTGTTCGCGTTCCTCCTGGGCTGCGTCACCGCGTTCGATGCCCCCGCGCGCCAGACGTTCGTGGCGGAGCTGGTGGGCGAGGAGGACCTCTCCAACGCCGTGGCCCTCAACTCCACCTCGTTCCACGCCGCGCGCATGCTGGGGCCCGCCATCGCGGGGGTGCTCATCTCCTGGGTGGGCTCCGGGTGGATGTTCGTCATCAACGCGGCGTCGTTCGGCGCGGTGCTCTGCTCGCTGAGCCTCCTTCGCGCGAACGAGCTGCACGTGCGGGACCGGGCGCCAGGCACGCGTGGGGGCCTGCTGGAGGGGTTCGTCTACGTCTGGAGGCGGCCCGACCTGAAGGCGGTGCTGATCATGTTCTTCCTCATCGGCACCTTCGGGCTCAACTTCCCCATCTTCATCTCCACCATGGCCGTGAGCGTCTTCGGCCAGGGCGCGAGCGGCTACGGGCTCCTGACGTCCATCATGGCCTTCGGCTCCGTGACGGGCGCGCTGCTCTCCGCGCGGCGCGCGCAGCCCCGCATCGGGCTGCTCGTCATCGGGGCCGCGGTGTTCGGCGCCGGGCTGATGCTCGCGGCGGTGATGCCTGCCTTTGCCCTCTTCGGCGTCATGCTCGTCGTCATCGGCGTGTCGGCGCAGACCTTCACCACCACCGCGAACAGCCTGGTGCAGCTGTCCACCGCTCCGTCGATGCGCGGGCGCGTGCTCGCCATCCTCCTGGCCATCGCGCTGGGCGGCACGCCCCTGGGGGCCCCCGTCGTAGGGTGGGTCGCGGACACGTTCGGTCCGCGCCAGGCGCTGTGCGTGGGCGCCGCGGCGGGCTTCGTCGCGGCACTCGTCGGGCTGCGCTACCGCACGAAGGCGGCGACTTCTTCTCCAGGATGACCGCGTAGAACTCGACCTACGGAGCGAGGCCCGCGACCTGGCGCAGCAATTCCAGGGGCCCCAGCGCGGCGACCGCGTCGAACTGCTCGGGCGTGCGCACCAGGAGCGACCCTGCGAAGCCCAGCGCGTTGACGTTGACGCCCAGGTGCTCCGCGCGGCTGCGGGGCACGAGCAGCATCCAGTCCCGCGTGACGAGCAGGTTGTACGGCGCGTGCTCGCCCAGGCCCAGCGCCTCCCGCAGGAGCCGGTAGGCCGCCAGCATCCGCTCCCCCTGCCCCGGCGCCCCCCACGGCCCCAGGCCCGCCAGCAGGTGCGCGAACGGCAAGGACTCCGCGGCGATGACGCGGCCGGGCCCCGGCAGCGAAGGCAGCAGCGACTCCACCGGCGCGCGCAGGCCGTCCGGTCCCAGCGGCGGCACCAGTTGCAGGTGTTTGTGCCGCTGGCTCGCGCCGGCCGTCTCCCCCGCGTTGTAGAAGGCCAGCCCGTCCAGCCCCTCCAGGCACGTGGAGAGCGCGTCGAAGTCCGCGCGGGTCAGCAGCGCGTCCTGCGATTCAAAGGCCCGCGTCACCAGCAGCAGGTGGTGCTCCACGACGTTGAACTTGTTGAGCAGGCACACGTGCGCGGGCGGCACGTCCCCCAGCACGAGGTCCGGCTCCGGGTTCGCGAACGGATTGAACGGCTCGGCGTTGGACGTCGCCGGCCGCTTGCGCTCCTTGAGCGCCACCCGCCCCAGCACGCGCACCTGGAACGTCGTGTTCGCGATGGGCAGCGTGCGCGCTTCCGTGGCGATGGGCTGGAGCGCCCCGGTCTCCAGCGCGTGCCGCGTGACGGACAGCGTGCGGGGCCACAGGGCGGCGGGCGTCAGCGGTGCGGCGTTCACGGGCGGGCTCCTGACGTGGGGCCTGGAGTCTGTGCCGTCCGGCGCCGCCAGCGTCAACCCGTCTTCGGTAGGAGAAGCGCCGCGATGTCCGCCTCAGCGCGGAGGGCGGAAGACGTACTGGTACTCCGGTGACGGGCTGCCGGGCGGGTACTGGGCGTCCATGAAGGCGACGTGCGCGTGGTGGGTGATGAGCACGTCCTGGAGGCTGTCGTAGAGCACCACCACGTTCGTGGCCTTGCCGGTGGGGTCCAGGTCCACGCGCACCTTCAGGTTGCCCTTGAGGTCCGGCTTCTCCATCAGGTGCTCCAGGTACAGCGCCACCAGCCCCAGCGACACGCGGTCGTAGATCTGCTCCACCGTGCCCTTCGCGGGCGCCGCGGGCAGCCGTAGCTTCTTGGCGAGCTGCGCGGCCTCCTCCGCCGCCTCCGGCACGGGCCGCTCCGGGGCGGCGAGCGCCGCGCGGTACGCCGCCACGGCCTCGAAGTAGCGCTCCTGCTTGAGCAGGAGCCGCGCCCGCCGCACCTGGATGTCCGCGCGCTCCGGAGCCAGCGCCGCCGCCTGGTCCAGGCGCGCCTCGGTGCCGGCCGCGTCCTGCTTGCCTTCCGCCAGCGTCGCCAGCCGCAAGAGCGGCTCCGGATCCTTCGGCGTCGCGGCGGCCAAGCGCACCAGCGCCTTCGCCTCGTCCTCCGGGCGGTTCAACTCCACGTTGAGCCGCACCCACGTGGCGAGCACCGCGGGCTCCGCGCCCCCGAGCGTCGCGTAGCGCTCCAGCATCTTCACCGCCTGCGCCTTGTCCCCCGCGGCGAGCCACGCGTCCGCCTGCCGCCGGTGCGCCTCGCGGTCGTGCGGCTGGAGCGCGACGAGCAGCGCCCCGGCCTCCGCGCCCGCCTTCGCGTCACCCGCCTCGCGGGCCAGCCGCGACAACACCTGGAGCGCCTCCGGCTGCTCGGGCCACTGCTTCACCGAGCGGACCAGCAGCGCCCGCGCCTCGGCCGCGCCCCCGGGCCGGCCCGCCAGGAGCAGCGCCAGGTCGGTGCGGAAGCGCGGCACGTCCAGCTTCGCCAGCGCCTCGCGCAGCCGGGCCTCGGCTTCCGGAGCCTTGCCTTCCGCCTGGAGGCGCAGCCCGTCCGCCCACAGCGCGGGCGCGAAGCCGGGCACCACCTTGCGCGCGGTCTCCAGCGGCGCGGCCGCGTCCTTCAGCATGCCCCAGCGCACGTACACCAGCCCCATGCCCACGTGCGGCCACGGGTTCTCCGGGTACACCACCGCCAGCGCCTTGAACTCGGCGAAGCTCTCGTCGGAGGGCAGCGCGAGGAAGGCCCGGTACACCCGGGGCATCGGATCCCTGGGCGCCTTCGCTTCCTGTGCGTCCAGCTCCGTGCGCAGCGTGCTGGGGCTGCCCTGGACGCGCGCCGTGTCCATCCGCTGGAGCATCGCCATCCCCTCCGCGGCCGGGGCGGGCACCGGACGGGCGGCAGCCGCCGGGAGCGCGCACAGCACGGACAGCAGCAGGCACGTCAGGACACGGGACGTCATCGGAGCTTGCGGGGGAGCCTGAGGGGAGCCGGGGGAGCCTGGACGCTACCAGATGCCCGCGCCCGGCGACGCCTGGGAGTGTTTACACCGCTTGCTTGAATTACACGGACACGCGCGATGTTTCACGCGCGCGGGAACGGGACGGAATGGCCCTGGAGGGCGAGCGCGCTTTCGGGCGTTGGACGCCACCCGGGCGGTAGGTCTTGACCAGAACCAGCGGTGCTGGGCGGAATGGCCCCCATGGCCACCGCCGAGAAACTCGTATTCCCGACCATCGTCGAAGGACTCTTCGTCCGGGGACTTTCCGGGAAGGTGCCCTTCGCCCTCAAGGAGCAGCTGCGCAAGGAGGGCCTGGACCTGGACCGGCCCCTGCAGCCGGCGTACTCGCT
This genomic stretch from Corallococcus caeni harbors:
- a CDS encoding TetR/AcrR family transcriptional regulator, encoding MARTRAFDETEAVRAALGVFWSRGYEATSLSDLEAATGLNRSSLYQTFDSKRGLFARAIALYLQEVIGPRLGVFAKDAPGLEQVTQYFESLATTMATAPPALTRRGCLLVNTATELGPHDAEAKQAVEDYRALLRGHLTRALEGAARAGVLPRKTVARRVELLLGAVIGVLVTARVDPGAAAKLAQATAGEVAGWAG
- a CDS encoding DUF1304 domain-containing protein — protein: MSPLAQVFAVIAALIHVLFFVMESIVFTRPKVWKRFGLKSQADADVMKGMAFNQGFYNLFLALGVLVGVVLVHTGAVASGVAAVMFGCACMALAAVVLVSSNRHFLRASLIQGALPMLAIGLVVL
- a CDS encoding FmdE family protein, whose product is MTLHRHLLLSVTLGLTLGCASTKPTSTPPAEPGALERVALVHGGAGPWAVAGYRMGEHALQQLGLPRGSFKLEVIHHSPAQVQYTCVADGAAAATGASLGKLNLSLVTAPALADTATTFRNRDTGQSLTLRPSASFVQRFRDVPREKLGEAGRAVLTLPDADVFETVAP
- a CDS encoding caspase family protein; protein product: MLSPCIRALTVLLLGLWPLPGAAAEEAPRRWALVVGENQGLSGEERLRFAEADARRMREVLQEVGAVPPERTVTLLGADAATLREALKGFQARLAVEASSRDWLLLYVSSHAGDGSLHLRGTELPMRELVDFLKGAPVGVGLLILDSCRSGLATRLKGLKPVVAPVTMEASDLEGRVVISASGADEYAQESDALQGSFFTHHLAAGLRGAADASRDGRVTLEEAYRYAYARTLESTLVSPGGVQRPTFRMDLRGRGELVLSEPNQARGRLTLDVKTPGRWLVVASESGSLVADLEKGEGPTTLAVAPGTYRLLLRADEGYLERSVRVPLDGTVSVGGTPLEEAARLRLARKGGAGSSLLLAVGPSLTSGLVAGLSSIAGLDVRLVREGRLFSGVDTSSLALGVRRGTGSGVAFQQTELELRLGAGPHWKHGAWTFSGALEAGALAVFQSRIPDEEARFGLEPLALVTGGVRLDVRSRLSMLLSASAGGVMAKRDSGTALVPRASASLLVGYSL
- a CDS encoding RNA polymerase sigma factor, translating into MGSGLDAEELRQLYERFAPVVHRRALALLGRDADAWDIVQEVFERMLTAGARFRREARPMTYVYRVTTNLCLNALRSRQLREPALLEAPEAAALTPSQWEAADFIRHLVGRMGERELEVATLHFFDGLTQEEIAGMLDVSRKTIVRDLDSIRKKAAELGRLPDALEAGRG
- a CDS encoding MFS transporter — translated: MKGTFRSLRGFNYRTWAAGAIVSNVGTWMQRTAQDWLVLTQLTHNNATAVGVVMALQFAPQVLLLPLTGFAADHLDRRKLLFATQATLGALALGLGLLTLWGHVRLWHVDVFAFLLGCVTAFDAPARQTFVAELVGEEDLSNAVALNSTSFHAARMLGPAIAGVLISWVGSGWMFVINAASFGAVLCSLSLLRANELHVRDRAPGTRGGLLEGFVYVWRRPDLKAVLIMFFLIGTFGLNFPIFISTMAVSVFGQGASGYGLLTSIMAFGSVTGALLSARRAQPRIGLLVIGAAVFGAGLMLAAVMPAFALFGVMLVVIGVSAQTFTTTANSLVQLSTAPSMRGRVLAILLAIALGGTPLGAPVVGWVADTFGPRQALCVGAAAGFVAALVGLRYRTKAATSSPG
- a CDS encoding ATP adenylyltransferase family protein, coding for MNAAPLTPAALWPRTLSVTRHALETGALQPIATEARTLPIANTTFQVRVLGRVALKERKRPATSNAEPFNPFANPEPDLVLGDVPPAHVCLLNKFNVVEHHLLLVTRAFESQDALLTRADFDALSTCLEGLDGLAFYNAGETAGASQRHKHLQLVPPLGPDGLRAPVESLLPSLPGPGRVIAAESLPFAHLLAGLGPWGAPGQGERMLAAYRLLREALGLGEHAPYNLLVTRDWMLLVPRSRAEHLGVNVNALGFAGSLLVRTPEQFDAVAALGPLELLRQVAGLAP